The Dehalococcoidia bacterium genomic sequence TACCGGCCGCGCTACAACATAGCTCCAACCGACCCGCACTGGATCGTGCGCGTCCGCTATGAGGACCGCGAGCTCCTGCCGGCCAGATGGGGTCTGGTCAACTCCTGGGCGAAGGACGCGAAACGCGCGGCGCTGCAGATCAACGCCCGCGCCGAGACCATCGCGACTCTGCCGCCCTTCCGTGACGCCTTCCGCCGCAGGCGCTGCATTGTGCCCGCAGACGGTTTCTTCGAGTGGACCGGCACGAAGGAGGCCCGCCAGCCCCTATGGTTCCACCGCCCGGACGGCCGGCTTCTGCTTTTCGCCGGCCTGTACGAGACCTGGCAACCTGCTCCCGGCGAGCGCCAGCGCACTTTTACCATCATCACCACCCGGGCAAACCGCCTCATGGCGCCGGTACACGACCGCATGCCCGCCATCCTGCTGGAGGAGGCAGTCGATGACTGGCTGGACCCCCGGCGAGAGGATGTCGAGGCGCTGGCGAAGCTCCTCGTGCCGGCGCCGGAAGGCCTCCTCGCGGCCACTCCAGTCTCCTCGCGGGTGAACTCGGTCAAGAACGACGACCCGTCCTGCCTCGAACCTGCCGCCGTCGCGGCGCGGCTCCTCTAGGCTGCTCGACGATTGGCCTCGCTATTGCGGTGGGTAGTGTACTTCTGCCTCGAGGGCGTAGCTCGCGGGCGGGGCGCCGATTTCGGCGGTGACCGTGGCGCGTTCGCCGCCCCCGATGTCGATGCTCTTGCGCTCCGTGAACACCCGGCCCATCGCGTCTCGGAGCCGGAACACCACCGTGACTTCACCGCCGTTGCGGCCCCGGTTGCGGACCACCGCTCTTACCTGGTAGGGGTGCCCGGGCTGCGCCGGCTCCTCGACACTGACCTCTTCGACTTCGGGCCGCGGGCCGGCACACTCGTACCACCACAGCCCTGCCAGGGCGGCGAAGGCCGCCAGCGCCAGGAAGGCAGCAAACGCTCCTCTCATCACCTGGCCATCAGGTCCCGGGCACCCAGGGCGGTGCGAGCACCAGGAAGGCGAAGATCAGCGCGCTGCCGACCACGATCGCCGCGGCGGTGCCCATTGACGACAGCGGGTCGACGCGCTTCTCGCTGCGGTCAAGGCTGAGCAGGCCCAGAGGCTCCGGGATGAGCGGGAGTTTGTGGTTGGCGCTGTACTCCCATTCTGGCAGTAGGCCCTCGTTGCGCAGGGCGCGGCAGACCTCCGAGAACCGGCGCTCGATCTCGTCGCATTGCGCACGCGTCAGGGTCACCTTCGGCCAGCTCTCCGCCAGGCCGAGGTGACTGCCGAGGCGGCGGGCGAAGTCGACGAGACCGGTGTATTCCTCGAGCGTTTCGTCATTGATCGTGTTCCACTCCACTATGTTGAGCCGGCGTGATACGCCGGCCTCCATTAGCAGCCTGTTCGCCTGATGCTCGAAGAA encodes the following:
- a CDS encoding SOS response-associated peptidase codes for the protein MCGRFTLTRQERSEIAAELGVPVESLPASVYRPRYNIAPTDPHWIVRVRYEDRELLPARWGLVNSWAKDAKRAALQINARAETIATLPPFRDAFRRRRCIVPADGFFEWTGTKEARQPLWFHRPDGRLLLFAGLYETWQPAPGERQRTFTIITTRANRLMAPVHDRMPAILLEEAVDDWLDPRREDVEALAKLLVPAPEGLLAATPVSSRVNSVKNDDPSCLEPAAVAARLL